The window tttggagatctcttgcgtttgaagggttgagtgacataccagttactgctccagTATATGCTGATGGGTCTGAGGATCACCAGTTTTTTCACTCTTTTatggaaaaggttgaaaaattagatccttcaatggtgcgtagcatatcgatgatgattcatgatcagataaacccggaacaaagtggctttaaagaacctgaggtcaaaaacactgttaggggtagaccaaaggggaATTCATCAACGAAAcgaaatccgagtgcatgggagtacagtcaggcaccacgaggtcgagcacggtcctcaggttcgaggagtagtcaTAGTCGAGGCcgatcctcatcctcatctgtgcataacaacgagatgccgggtatattttattttagtaatatatatgttgaagttaaagtaaatatatttttttttgatgaatttcatatattaatatttttagccggatttgatgcggatatcgccggttaccaccatttacatcgggttcaaggtctcatcgtaccatttattactggataccatgatgttgtagcagatggtaactgtggatttcgtgttttagccgatgcTATCACCTATAAccaggaggagtggaagctgatgagagtgctcatagagaatgagatgcgggcAAACCGTGATCTATATGCGCCAGTGTATGGGAACGGATTCGATGCTGTCCTCACGcgtattaaatgggcaggagcggggtgtagtgagtcccactggatggcgagtccggatgacttatatgctgctgcatctgttttgaatgcagtaatattcctttttactacatcacagttaggatgttgcactatactgtcgatgcgttcggacgatggaagaccaccagagcgagagattgtgatttgtcatttggggagttatcatcactacatacgtctttatttaagTCCTGCATTTtcagtgcctcccattgccacccaatggcgtATATTTCATGAtccgagtgttcgtcacttggatAATCTATACGCTAAAAGGAGAGcggcttggactagattatattagttttatgtgttgtaattaataatatttattcatgaacttatattattgttactgattttagttaaaattgtatggtatttttaggttttaagtacaattgcGTAGTTCGGGTTTAACgacctatttacgggtttaacggcctatttacgagATTAATAAGctatttttttgccaatccgtcacgcgggcgtgtggctatcacaccTCACCGCAAGGTCgagcatgtggctatcacgcctcaccgtgtggtcgggcgtgatagccaaacGCCCGATCTTGCGGTGAGGCgtttggctatcacgcccgaccacgcggtgagacgtgatagccacacgcccgaccaCGCGGTTAGgcatgatagccacacgcctgcatgacggattggcaaaaaaaaatagcgttttcctccccaaaacccatgaaatggcatattcgtcctttcacggggctaggggtgggaatttggggctgggtttaacaacaccctttatTTATTCAGATGTAGACTTGTCCATGGGCCCGGATACCCGCCCGGCCCGCACAGACCCGTGTCCCTTGGACCGAgcttggacaataaaaattgttcataGGTCCAAGTCCGCTAAAACCCACCTATTTTTTGGACGGGcttgatattaataaaaataacacggcCCGGTCCAGCCTGGtccgtctattaatattaattaataaatgtatatatttatatattaaatatttattttttataattaataattttatatttatatttaggtGAGTTTATacgggttgggcttgggatttgatttttaagcccgagcccagcccgatccgagcccgcctaaattaatagtgGACTGGGCTAGGCTTGGACCGAGCATTTTTATCTAAAAGCCCGACAGACCCGACCCGAGTCTGGCCCAGCCCGACCCATGGACAGATCAGATGTATACAAATAAATcttaacatttacaaatttttaaatcaCAGATATAATATTGTAAATTGACTAAAACATATTGttatttgggtaattaatttattagtccttatatttgacaaaacacactgtttagtccctgtatttttcaaaaccacatggtaaggtccctaacctttttctcggtgaactgtttagtcattctgtctgtttgttagactttttaccgtttataactttggaaatgactaaattgtcctttactatttaccttcaaacttcataAGAGAAAATCCAATTTAAAAGAATAAGCTATTtatatggagaacaagaaaaagaaatgaatttaagaagaaaatcaagaagaacactcaaagttgatttcagatgcattagagtttaaaggaaaggaaaataaaggaaacgAAGAatacaaatccaaattgactaacataattttcatgagagtctaacagcagggactaaacagtttaccGAAAAAAACGTTAGAAACTTTACCGTGTgtaaacagtatgttttgtcaaaatatagggactaataaattaattacccttattattttgataaatatttttacattatcgttttttttttctaaaaaaaatgttaagaaAAAAAGAATTTAAAAAACTTGTTTCatgaatttgaaaaaaatgCACGTGGAGAAAAAAAAACTGAACCTGACGAACTTTGTGAAAACAAATGACACGAAATACGAAGACGAAAGTCTAAGATTCGATTCTGTTCAACCGCGATCTCCTTGCCGGCGATATGATCGGGTCAAGAATCGACAACGATGTCTGTTAACGGAAACCCTAGATTTCATCTACATTGTCCCATTCAACAGCCATGGACTTATTCACTTGGAATTGGAAAAAGTTTCTGCCTCTTCTCctcttccccttcctcttcctcttcgaAGAATGGGTTTCTATTCCTTCCTGCACCTTCGTACCCAGAAGCGCTGTCTCCAATCAAGGCTACGACGTCGTCGTCGGCGAGAACTCGGAGGAAGATTTGAGGGTCATGATGGTCGCCAATTTGTTGCTCTTAGGGTCCGAATCTGGCTTTTTTAATCAATATTTTAGAGACTATTACATGTCAAAATTCTTCAGGGTAATCCTCTCTTTTCCCTGGTTAATGTTTGACTAATTGCTTATTAGAGTGATAACTAGAAATGGAACATCAAGAGTTCCAATTCTTTTTAATTTCGTATTGAAATTAGACTGGTTTTGCTCCGAGTTTAACCTAATCTACTACATGAAGCAGAAATCATTTCACAGTCTGAAGCCTGATATGCTGTTAATACTCGGAGATGTTTCTGCTAAAGGATTTGAGATGACAAAGAGTAAATGGGGTGCTATGCTTCATCAGTTTCATAACATTTTAGGACCTTTTATAGATCTTCCTCTTCATGTTGTTCTTGGCGATAGGGATGTTGGGGAATGCAGTAAGCTTGATGCAAGATCGGTTCAATGGATAGCTAGGGGCTTTCCTGGATTGGATTCTGCTGGTTGTGGTGCCTTTGGAATTAGTAATGTTAGCTTTGTCTCTCTTAATGCTGTTGCATTGCTTTGTGGTAATAATAAGCTGCGGTTTAGTGTTGAAAGGGCAATAGAGACAGAGAGTATAGATGTTCAATTGGAAACAGAAGCTACATCAATGGATGATTATGGAAATTTGGGAGAAGTGCCTCTTAGGTGGAGAGCCAATGAAGTGTCATATGGTTCTGGACCTGTTCTTTTACTTCATTTTCCTTTGCATAAGACAGCAAAAGATAGCTGTACAGAATTTGAGAAGGCTCCCAGCTCTTTTCTACATGGCTCAAATGCACTAAAAAACAGGTATGTACGT of the Euphorbia lathyris chromosome 7, ddEupLath1.1, whole genome shotgun sequence genome contains:
- the LOC136234713 gene encoding uncharacterized protein — encoded protein: MDLFTWNWKKFLPLLLFPFLFLFEEWVSIPSCTFVPRSAVSNQGYDVVVGENSEEDLRVMMVANLLLLGSESGFFNQYFRDYYMSKFFRKSFHSLKPDMLLILGDVSAKGFEMTKSKWGAMLHQFHNILGPFIDLPLHVVLGDRDVGECSKLDARSVQWIARGFPGLDSAGCGAFGISNVSFVSLNAVALLCGNNKLRFSVERAIETESIDVQLETEATSMDDYGNLGEVPLRWRANEVSYGSGPVLLLHFPLHKTAKDSCTEFEKAPSSFLHGSNALKNRGSVGSGPYDLLDTLPANATEYIFQALKPRIIFSAHTHSFHDYNHPDGTREITVPAMSWRVRDDPSFVLATFHSNGKSVSVSYCSLARESHVLIVYICFVILFLTISHVENIPLRWLR